In Parcubacteria group bacterium CG10_big_fil_rev_8_21_14_0_10_36_14, the following proteins share a genomic window:
- the gap gene encoding type I glyceraldehyde-3-phosphate dehydrogenase — protein MIRVVINGFGRIGRNTFKAGFGRADLKNIEWVAVNDLTEPANLAYLLKHDTVYHDYDKKVGYGDKYLTVNGKKILVFAEKDPAKLPWKKLRIDVVLECTGIFRDKESAGAHIKAGAKKVIISAPSKGEGVGTYILGVNSDKYDGKEKVIDNGSCTTNCIAPAMAVLHAAFGVEKALMTTVHGYTADQRLVDAPHKDYRRGRTAGQNMIPTTTGAAIATTKTIPDLVGKFDGISIRVPLPAGSISDFTCLLKKDVTIEQVNNAFKRAAKNPIYKGILTVTDEPIVSSDILGNPHSSIIDLAFTKVIGGNMVKVLAWYDNEWGYSNRLIEMVKKIAK, from the coding sequence ATGATAAGAGTTGTGATAAATGGTTTTGGCCGAATCGGCCGAAATACTTTTAAAGCCGGTTTTGGCCGAGCTGATTTAAAAAATATTGAATGGGTTGCGGTAAATGATTTAACAGAGCCGGCAAATTTAGCTTACCTTTTAAAGCATGACACTGTTTATCACGATTATGATAAAAAGGTTGGTTATGGTGATAAATATTTAACAGTCAACGGAAAAAAGATTTTGGTTTTTGCAGAAAAAGATCCAGCAAAACTTCCTTGGAAAAAATTGAGAATTGATGTTGTCTTGGAATGCACGGGTATTTTTCGTGATAAAGAATCTGCTGGCGCTCATATAAAAGCAGGAGCAAAAAAAGTTATAATTAGCGCGCCGTCAAAAGGTGAGGGTGTCGGAACGTATATTTTGGGAGTAAATTCGGATAAATATGACGGAAAAGAAAAAGTAATAGATAATGGTTCTTGTACAACAAACTGCATTGCTCCGGCGATGGCTGTTTTGCATGCTGCTTTTGGCGTAGAAAAAGCGCTTATGACAACGGTTCACGGCTATACAGCCGACCAACGCTTAGTTGATGCTCCGCATAAGGATTATAGGAGAGGCCGAACCGCAGGACAAAATATGATTCCTACGACAACCGGAGCGGCGATTGCTACAACAAAAACAATTCCGGACTTGGTGGGAAAATTTGATGGAATTTCTATCCGCGTACCGCTTCCTGCGGGTTCCATTTCCGATTTTACCTGTCTTCTTAAGAAAGATGTTACTATAGAGCAAGTGAATAATGCATTTAAACGAGCTGCAAAAAATCCGATCTATAAAGGTATTCTAACTGTTACAGACGAGCCTATCGTTTCGTCTGATATATTAGGTAATCCGCATTCTTCTATTATTGATTTGGCGTTTACAAAAGTAATCGGTGGAAATATGGTAAAGGTTTTGGCTTGGTATGACAATGAATGGGGATATTCTAATCGACTTATAGAAATGGTAAAAAAAATAGCAAAATAA